TGTCGGGTTTTACTTTAACTTAATCGATTTAAAACACCTGTTAAAAAAAAAACATGTAAATTCATGACCATAAATTAAAACATAATGTGTAGCATATAAATGATTTTTATGGGAAGATGAAATAGATTAGTAGAATGCTGAATAAAGTGTTATTAATTATTACGCTTTATTGCCATTAATATGTTTTTTGAATTTAAATAAACCAAATTATAAATTAATACGAGTAGCTTATGAAAAATTCATTACTGTTAAAAAAGAAGAAAACAGAAATATTGGTTCGGTTTTTTTCTAAAAAGAAAATTCAAAATTATACTTTATCATTACTTTTAATGATAAGTCTCATATCAGGCTCTTTTGCTCAGACTACTTATTACTCTAGAGCTTCTGGAAATTGGAATGCAGCTATTTGGTCTACTGCTGCAAATGGCTCTCCTGCAGCAAGTACAGCAACAATTACTGCAGCAGATACTGTTATTTTGCAAAATGGACATAATGTTACAGTAAATGTTTCAAATGCAGTTGCGGGCACTGTTATTATAAATAACAACACAACCGGTGGAGCTTCTCTCGCTACGCTTACTTTTACTTCTAATTCCGTTTTAGCAATAACAGATGATTTAAACATTGGAGATGCAGGAAATCGAAAAGGGTCATTAATAATGGCTTCAGGGAGTGTTTTAAAAGTTGGAGGAGATTTAAACGCAAATAGGGTTGATACTTTTACTGCTAGTACAGGAACTATTGAATTAAATGGTAATTCACCACAGTTAATCAGCGGAACATTGATAGATAATTATTATAATTTAATCATTTCGGGCACTGGTGTAAAAACAATTTTTGACAATGGCTTTAGTGTTGATAATAATTTAAATCTTATAAACGGGGTAATACAAACAGGAACTTTTTCGATTACAATTAATAGTGCAGGGACTATTAGTGGAGGTTCTTCAACAAGTTATGTAGATGGTAAATTAGCTCGAGTAATCACTACTACAACACCAACAGTATTTCCGGTTGGAAAAGGAGGAAATTATCGTCCTGCATTGTTTACATATGCAACAGCTCCAGGCACCAAAACGGTAACGCTTGAACAATTTGAATCTGGTTCTCCTCTTTCATTCGCGAATGTAAGTAAAGCACGTTTTGGAGATAGGTATTGGAATGTTAATCAATCGGCTACAGGTACTGCCTATAAAATTGAATTAAATGATGGTAATATAACCCCACAAGGTACAGTACAGATGTTAAGAAGGGAAGGAACTGGAGCAACAACTCAGAACAGCACAATCTTTAACAGTTCTTTTTATAGTAATGTTACAAATTTTTCAACAACAAACACCTCTAATGATGTAATGCTTGTTGAAACAGCAATCCCTTTAACAGTTTCTGGTGCCACAACTTCTAGCAAAGTCTACGATGGTTTAACAATAGCATCAGTTACAGGTGGAGCACTTATTGGAGTGGTTGCTCCTGATGTTGTCAATTTAGTGCAATCAGGAAATTTTAGTACTCCTAATGTAGGAACGGACATTGCCATTACATCCAATTGTTCTATTAATGGAGCTAACGCAGGTGCCTATACTTTAGTACAACCATTTTTACAATCAAGAGATATAACTCAAGCATCATTAACCATAACGGGTATAGCCGCAAATGATAAAATTTACGATGGAAATACAACAGCTACTTTAAGTGGAACGCCATCGTATGTTGGTTTACAAAATGGCGAACTATTTTCAGTATCAGGTACACCAGTAGCAAACTTTAACAATGCTAATGTTGGAGCCAATAAACCAGTTATGATAGCGGGTTACTTGCCACCTACATCTAACTATAGTTTAACACAACCACAAGGATTAACTGCTTCTATAAGCGGAACAGCAGTTATTTCAAATGGTTCTGGTAGCTCTTCCATTTGTCAGGATACTAGTGGAAACATTAAAGTGGTCATTGAAGGAGGAGTGTCTCCATTCACAGTAGTGTATAATGATGGAACATCCAACGCAACCCAGACTAACTATACTAACGGATCCGATATTATAGTCACACCATTGAACAATACTACTTACACTTTAGTATCAGTAACCGATTTCAATGGTGAAAGTAATTTGTTCAGTACAAGTGGTTTGGCTAACATTACCGTTATACCAAATGTTAATTGGTATTTAGACGCAGACAACGACGGCTATTATTCAATAAGCACCCAATCATGTGTATCACCAGGAGCGGGTTACACCACCACAATATTACCAGGCGGCGATTGCAATGACAACGACCCATTAATTCATCCAGGTGCAGCAGAGATATGTTATGACGGGATAGATAATGATTGCGACGGAAGTTTAACCAACGGCTGTCCAGCAGTAACCACTACGTTCTGGACTTCAGTATGCGGACAAACCTTAGCGGCATTAAACACATCAATAAGACCGTACTATACATTTTCAAATAATTTGCCAGTAGGTGTATTGGTAACAGGATACAAATTCATGATCACCGATTTGGCTACAAATCAAGTAAGAGAAGTAGAAAAAGCCAATGGAATGATTCGCATTACCGATACAGATATAGCGAGTTATGGACGAAGCTATTCCATAAAAGTAGCCATCAAACTAAACGCAGAATGGCAACCATATAATTCAGAGAATTGTACGGTAACCACACCATCCATTCCAACGACAACAGTTTCAAACTGTGGCACGTTGGCAGCGATAAATTCGCCTATTTATGCTACATCAGTACCTAATGCGACACGTTATAGATACACCATTACCCGTATGGGAGGCGAGATGAATGATGTAGAGCTGGAATCACAAACCTTTACTCGTACAGGGAATTTTGTGAGATTGACAGAATTGACAACCGTTCCAATTTTATACAATGCTGTCTATAAAGTAAACGTATCGGCAGAATCGTTGTTGGGTGGCGTATTGACGTTTTCAGCACCAGGCACCTGTTACATGTCCTCACCAGCAGAACCAACATTACAGTATGAAAGTTGTCAAAACGGAGGCTTGGCTCCAAGTTCAATGACCACACCACTTTATGTTACACCTTATACAGGTTCACCAATGTACCGTTACATAGTAGAGAATGAAATAAGTGGTTACAGTCAAACCATAGAAACCATCACGCGTTATGTAAGACTAAGTCAGTTTAATGCGTTGGCACCATTACAAGCAGGAGGCACGTATAGAATTCGCATTCAGATACAATTGTATGGAGTGTACTATGAAGGGAAAGATTGTGAGGTTACCGTTCCAGGAGGCAGCCCAATGCCATCAAGAGTAATGGAACAACCATTAGATGTAGTGGCCTATCCAAACCCATTTGCAGATGGCTTTAAGTTGAATGTTAAAACCAGTAGTTCATCAATGGTAGATGTAATCGTTTATGATATGCTAGGACGACAAATTGAAACTCGTTCTGCAGATGTTAATGAATTGAATACAAATTCTATTGGAGAAAACTACCCTTCGGGAGTTTACAATGTGATAGTAACTCAGGATGAAGATGTGTCTACTATTAGAATGATTAAGAGATAAGTTAAATAAGCTTTTATTTATAAAAACCTCTTCAGTTTTGAAGAGGTTTTTTTATTTATAAAAAAGTAAAGCTTTTTAAAAAACAAAACCATTATTGATTTCGTAATTTCATATTTATAAATTTTAACAGCTTTTTTTTAGTGTTAATGTAAAAATTATCATAGTTAATTGTCATATTTCTGTTTTTTTTAGAAAAAAGACTTAAAAATGGATGCTTTTTTATCAACATATTTTGTTTTGTATTCTATTTTGTTGTAAAATTGTCAATACAATGCAATCGATTACATAAAAGTTATTTATAAAAAACTTAATAGTATGTAATTTTTTTTGAAAAATAGATCAATTAATGCAATCGATTGCAATGTTTTTGTCAAAGTCAATTTTTAACTTAATTATTAATTTATGAATAAAATTACACAAAATTTTTATCAAGGTAAAGGCAATGGGATAGTTCATCGATGGTTTACTACTTTATGCTTAAAAGTTGCCCTATTGTTGGGTGTGTTTGGTTGTGGGAATGTTTATGGGCAGATAAGTATGACGAGCTCTCCTGTTAGTTACTCTCAAAACTTTAATTCATTATCTCCGAACTCAACCAGTAATGTAAGTTGGACAAGTACAGTGTTGGATGCTGGGTGGATAGTGTATAATAATAACTATCAATCATATCCAGGTGTTTCTCTTTCTTCAAAAACCTACTCTTTAGGTGCCTCGTCAAGTGATACTAATAGATATTTAGGAATTCATTCTACATCATCTACTCAGAGGGCATTTGTTCTTAGGCTTCAAAATAATACAGCAGCGGCGTTAACTTCTCTGACCGTAGGTTTTGATACCAAAGAGTTTGCAAAAGCTGGTACAGATACACAAATGCAAGCTGATGGGTTAAATTTTGAATATTTAATTACATCATCACTTGTGACTACAGCTCCTGCTGGAGGATCAGGAACTGTGGTTTCGCAATTGTCAACCCTTGGTACAGCAGGGACTACTACATTTAATACATCTACAAAACTTCATACGATTACTGGAATTAATGTGCCTACAGGTCAGTATATTAATTTGATTTGGGCAGATAAATATGCAGGGTCATCATCGGCTTATGTTTTAATAGGTATTGATAACTTGACAGTTAGTTGGGGTCCTTCTTGCACCGCCCCAACTGCTTATACAGTAGGCGGTAGTGCTACGGTTACACAAGGAGATGCTGCAAACGTTACACTAGCAAGCTCGCAAATAGGAGTAGATTATAATTTATATGCTGGTGGTACGCTAGTTCCGTCAACAACTCAATCTGGTACCGGTTCAGGATTATCGTGGGCTGTTAGTACAGCATCGGTTGGTACTACCACTTATACCGTAAAAGCAACTGGCGTAACTGGTTATTGTACTTCTCCAGATGTTACTATGACGGGTAGTGCAGTTGTTACTGTTAATGCTGCTACAGTACCTACGGTTATAACGAATCCTACAGAAACAATAGGTCTTGATTTCGGTTCGATTTTAAACAATACAACAAGCTCATTAATGTTGAATGTGCAAGGCGTGAATCTTACAGGCGATTTAACGGTTTCATCAGATAATCCAGCCTTTACGTCAGCAACTTCCATCACACAAGCACAGGCATCGGCTGGTGGAGGGTATGATTTGTCAGTTACATTTAATCCTAACGGAGTTACGAGTACTTATTCTGGTAATATTACCATCAATGGTGGAGGCTTGAGTGCTGCTGTAGTTGTTCCAGTAACTGGTACGGCTACTACCCCGGATGTTACTCCGCCTACAGCTACTGCACATACGCCAACTGCAACAACGGATGTGGCAACTAATGCTGTTATAACAATCACTTATGATGAAGATATTGAGATAAATACTATTTCAGGAATTACTGTGAAAGTAAACGGAACGGATGTAAATGGAACTCCAACCGTTAGTGCCAATGTGTTAACTATTCCTGTTACCGGTGGTTTATTGAATTGTACAAGCTATGTTGTAAACGTTGCTGCGGGAGCTATCAAAGATATAGCAGGAAATCCAACTGCGACACAAGGGGCAAATGAATCGTTTACATTTAGAACGGTTCAAGCAAGTGGGTATTTTTCCAGTACTCTTAATTTTGGCAATTACACCACTATTCCTGATGCTAATACGGTTTTAGATGGAGATGTGGTGTTGTCTGGTACAGGGGTTTATGCACTCAATAATACAAATGGATGTGGAACAGCTAATAAAGTTACTATTGCACAAAATAGTGTTGGTTATTTAGTGTTTACCTTTCCTAATGGTGTAGGAGCATTTACTACTCGTCTTGCAGCTTCAGGTAATAGTAGAGTTGTGTCCATAGTTGCATCTGGAGCTGGTACAGGATCTACTACAGTAAATTTTCCAAGTTCTAATGGTAGTACAACTTGTTTGACATCAACTACTCTTACATTAAATACAACCTCTACTACTGTAGTTACAATTACTAATACAGGAAGTGGTGGTAATGCTTTTGTTGTAGATGCTACGTATACATTACCTATTATTCCACTTAAATTACACTCAGCTGCAGGCACAAACGCTCAAACTGTTGGTGCAGGTGATACTATCACAAATATTGTTTATAAAGGGTATTCTGTTACGCCGTCTATTGCATGGGGTGGTGGTAATCCTGCTGGTATCAATGTAACTACGGATAATACTGCACATAAACTTACTATTAGCGGAATGTCGACTGCTGTTGGTATCTATACTTATACTATTAGCGGTGATGAATGTACTACATCACTAAGTGGGCAATTAACGGTAAACCCGGCTACTCCAGTTGTAAATGTAGTTAATAACTGTGATGGTACATCGACTCTTTCTACTGACGCTACAGGTTCTTTATTATGGAGTACTTCAGAAACAACTTCAAGTATTACGGTTAATGCTGCAGGAACTTATACTGTAACTCAAACGGTAGACGGACTGACAAGTGCTCCCGGAAGTGGTACAGCTGCTCCAAGAACTGCTCCAGTTGTGACTGCAACGGATGTAAGCGGTTGTTC
The window above is part of the Flavobacterium sp. PMTSA4 genome. Proteins encoded here:
- a CDS encoding YDG domain-containing protein, encoding MKNSLLLKKKKTEILVRFFSKKKIQNYTLSLLLMISLISGSFAQTTYYSRASGNWNAAIWSTAANGSPAASTATITAADTVILQNGHNVTVNVSNAVAGTVIINNNTTGGASLATLTFTSNSVLAITDDLNIGDAGNRKGSLIMASGSVLKVGGDLNANRVDTFTASTGTIELNGNSPQLISGTLIDNYYNLIISGTGVKTIFDNGFSVDNNLNLINGVIQTGTFSITINSAGTISGGSSTSYVDGKLARVITTTTPTVFPVGKGGNYRPALFTYATAPGTKTVTLEQFESGSPLSFANVSKARFGDRYWNVNQSATGTAYKIELNDGNITPQGTVQMLRREGTGATTQNSTIFNSSFYSNVTNFSTTNTSNDVMLVETAIPLTVSGATTSSKVYDGLTIASVTGGALIGVVAPDVVNLVQSGNFSTPNVGTDIAITSNCSINGANAGAYTLVQPFLQSRDITQASLTITGIAANDKIYDGNTTATLSGTPSYVGLQNGELFSVSGTPVANFNNANVGANKPVMIAGYLPPTSNYSLTQPQGLTASISGTAVISNGSGSSSICQDTSGNIKVVIEGGVSPFTVVYNDGTSNATQTNYTNGSDIIVTPLNNTTYTLVSVTDFNGESNLFSTSGLANITVIPNVNWYLDADNDGYYSISTQSCVSPGAGYTTTILPGGDCNDNDPLIHPGAAEICYDGIDNDCDGSLTNGCPAVTTTFWTSVCGQTLAALNTSIRPYYTFSNNLPVGVLVTGYKFMITDLATNQVREVEKANGMIRITDTDIASYGRSYSIKVAIKLNAEWQPYNSENCTVTTPSIPTTTVSNCGTLAAINSPIYATSVPNATRYRYTITRMGGEMNDVELESQTFTRTGNFVRLTELTTVPILYNAVYKVNVSAESLLGGVLTFSAPGTCYMSSPAEPTLQYESCQNGGLAPSSMTTPLYVTPYTGSPMYRYIVENEISGYSQTIETITRYVRLSQFNALAPLQAGGTYRIRIQIQLYGVYYEGKDCEVTVPGGSPMPSRVMEQPLDVVAYPNPFADGFKLNVKTSSSSMVDVIVYDMLGRQIETRSADVNELNTNSIGENYPSGVYNVIVTQDEDVSTIRMIKR
- a CDS encoding MopE-related protein encodes the protein MNKITQNFYQGKGNGIVHRWFTTLCLKVALLLGVFGCGNVYGQISMTSSPVSYSQNFNSLSPNSTSNVSWTSTVLDAGWIVYNNNYQSYPGVSLSSKTYSLGASSSDTNRYLGIHSTSSTQRAFVLRLQNNTAAALTSLTVGFDTKEFAKAGTDTQMQADGLNFEYLITSSLVTTAPAGGSGTVVSQLSTLGTAGTTTFNTSTKLHTITGINVPTGQYINLIWADKYAGSSSAYVLIGIDNLTVSWGPSCTAPTAYTVGGSATVTQGDAANVTLASSQIGVDYNLYAGGTLVPSTTQSGTGSGLSWAVSTASVGTTTYTVKATGVTGYCTSPDVTMTGSAVVTVNAATVPTVITNPTETIGLDFGSILNNTTSSLMLNVQGVNLTGDLTVSSDNPAFTSATSITQAQASAGGGYDLSVTFNPNGVTSTYSGNITINGGGLSAAVVVPVTGTATTPDVTPPTATAHTPTATTDVATNAVITITYDEDIEINTISGITVKVNGTDVNGTPTVSANVLTIPVTGGLLNCTSYVVNVAAGAIKDIAGNPTATQGANESFTFRTVQASGYFSSTLNFGNYTTIPDANTVLDGDVVLSGTGVYALNNTNGCGTANKVTIAQNSVGYLVFTFPNGVGAFTTRLAASGNSRVVSIVASGAGTGSTTVNFPSSNGSTTCLTSTTLTLNTTSTTVVTITNTGSGGNAFVVDATYTLPIIPLKLHSAAGTNAQTVGAGDTITNIVYKGYSVTPSIAWGGGNPAGINVTTDNTAHKLTISGMSTAVGIYTYTISGDECTTSLSGQLTVNPATPVVNVVNNCDGTSTLSTDATGSLLWSTSETTSSITVNAAGTYTVTQTVDGLTSAPGSGTAAPRTAPVVTATDVSGCSGTEITLVGSGTPVGGTGTFSVANPYTGPDTTYTYTYTAPNGCSATSEPATITNDVQPTWYLDADNDGYYTGSGVLSCDSPGEGYTTTVLPGGDCNDSDPLIHPGAAEICYDGIDNDCDGSLTNGCPAVTTTFWTSVCGQTLAALNTSIRPYYTFSNNLPVGVLVTGYKFMITDLITNQVREVEKANGMIRITDTDIASYGRSYSIKVAIKLNAEWQPYNSENCTVTTPSIPTTTVSNCGTLAAINSPIYATSVANATRYRYTITRMGGEMNDVEMESQTFTRTGNFVRLTELTTVPIVYNTTYKVNVSAESLLGGVLTFSAPGTCYMSSPAEPTLQYESCQNGGLVPSSMTTPLYVTAFSGSPMYRYIVENEISGYSQTIETITRYVRLSQFNALAPLQLGGTYRIRIQIQLYGVYYEGKDCEVTVPGGSPMPSRVMEQPLEAVAYPNPFANNFQLNIKTTNTSAVSIKVYDMLGRLIEQREESVNDLETTTIGDNYPSGVYNVIIAQQDEVKTLRVVKR